TCGCACGGCAAATGCCCGTTCAACATCGGCGATCGATATGCCGTGCCACGCGTTGCTCCCCGATTGGCCGCCGATCAATGCAACGAGCCGGTCTTCAGGGCTCGCCAAGCGCGCAGACGGCTCACCGGCCAATGGCTGGCCAAGCGGGAGAAAGAGCAGGCTTAGGCCAAGCAAAGCTGCCATGCGGCTACGTACCCGCCTGTGCCGGACGTCGAATGGTGCGCAGACTCTCATCGTTCCCTCCCCGCTTCCTGCATCCGCCTCGACAGCGGCGACAGCAGGTATTCGATGATCCTTCGGTCCCCGGTCTTGATCTCGGCGGTGGCGGCCAGTCCTGGTGCAAGCGCCATGCGCCGGCCGTCGATCTCGATCCAGGAACGAAGCAAGCGCACGCGCGCGGGATAGCGCAGGCCTTCCTTCTCGGTCTGCACCGCATCCCGGCCGACGGTTTCGATCACGCCGTCGACCACGCCGTAGCGGGTGAAGGGGTATGCCTCCAGCTTCACTTCAACCGCTTGCCCTTCACGTACGAAACCGGCATCTCGGTTGGGCAACATCGCGTCCACCATCAGTTCGCCGTCATGCGGCACCACTACCATCAGGGGATCGGCAGGTTTCACCACTCCCCCCAGGGTATGCACCTGCAACTGCTGCACCACGCCAGTCACCGGAGCACGCAGTATCGTGTGGCTGGCCTTGTCCTCGGCCTTCTTGAGTTCTTCGGCACGCAGCGCGCGGGCGGCTTCGGCCTCGGTGAGTGCATCCAGTGCTTCGCGCGCGAATTCGCTGCGGCTCTTGGCCAACTGCTGGTTGGCGGCCAACTGTGCCGCACCGGCCTTACCACGCTCTTCGCGACGGATCGCCAGGTCCTGGCGCATTCCCACTACCCGCTCCTTGATCTCCGCCACCTGCAGTCGCGGCACGTAGTTGTCACGACTGAGAGCTTCCATTTTGGTCAGCTGGTCCGTCGCAAGCGGCAGCTGTTCCTCGAGCTTGGCGACTTCGGCATCGATCATCCCGCGCTCGCCATCGCGCTGACTGCGCTCCTGGCGCAACCCGGCCACTGTGGCGTCGAATTCGCGGTGCTTGGCGATCAGCAGCGATTGCTGGATGGCCACTGTCGACGGTTCAGCGCCTTCGGGCGCGATGAAGCGGCCTTCCCGCCCTTCGATATGCTCCACGACGGCACGAGCACGGGCCACATCGATCTGCGCGCTCAACAACGCCTGGCGCGCCTGCTCCACCTCGGCACGGCTGACGGTGGGATCCAGGTCAAGCAGGGGCGCGCCGGCCTTGACCATCTGGCCTTCGACTACATGGATGGCGCGTACCACGCCCTGATCGGCCGCCTGCAGGATCTTGACGTTGCCACGCGGGATCACCTTGCCTTCGGCCACGGCAACCATGTCAAGGCGGCCAATGCATGACCAGACCAACGCGATGGCCAGGAACGCGATCAGCACCCATAACACCGCACGGCCGAGTGGATTGGGCGGCTTTTCGAGGATTTCCAGCGCTGCAGGCAGAAAATCCGGGGCGGCCGATACGGGACGGTCGCCCGCGGCACGCTCCGCGCGCAGGCTCTCGCGCAGGATCGCAAGATGGTGCCGAAGACCCTTGAACATCACGATGCGTCCTTGCCGTGTGGGGAGTGTGGGGCGGGGTCAGTTGACCGGGGCGGCCATTGCAGGCAGCCCCATCTGTTTGGTGTAGAGCATCGAGTAGCGGCCACCGGCGCGGAGCAGAGTGTCGTGCGTACCGGTTTCCGTGATGCGGCCACGTTCCAGGGTGATGATGCGGTGGGCCTGGCGTACCGCCGACAGCCGGTGGGCAATGATGATGACCGTGCGGTCG
This is a stretch of genomic DNA from Stenotrophomonas rhizophila. It encodes these proteins:
- a CDS encoding HlyD family type I secretion periplasmic adaptor subunit, translated to MFKGLRHHLAILRESLRAERAAGDRPVSAAPDFLPAALEILEKPPNPLGRAVLWVLIAFLAIALVWSCIGRLDMVAVAEGKVIPRGNVKILQAADQGVVRAIHVVEGQMVKAGAPLLDLDPTVSRAEVEQARQALLSAQIDVARARAVVEHIEGREGRFIAPEGAEPSTVAIQQSLLIAKHREFDATVAGLRQERSQRDGERGMIDAEVAKLEEQLPLATDQLTKMEALSRDNYVPRLQVAEIKERVVGMRQDLAIRREERGKAGAAQLAANQQLAKSRSEFAREALDALTEAEAARALRAEELKKAEDKASHTILRAPVTGVVQQLQVHTLGGVVKPADPLMVVVPHDGELMVDAMLPNRDAGFVREGQAVEVKLEAYPFTRYGVVDGVIETVGRDAVQTEKEGLRYPARVRLLRSWIEIDGRRMALAPGLAATAEIKTGDRRIIEYLLSPLSRRMQEAGRER